The Thermodesulfobacteriota bacterium nucleotide sequence GATCAACTCCACCGTCAACTGCACATTGTCCCCCGGCATCACCATCTCCACCCCCTCCGGCAACGTCGCCACCCCCGTCACATCCGTCGTCCGAAAATAAAACTGAGGCCGATACCCACTAAAAAACGGCGTATGACGCCCCCCCTCCTCCTTCGTCAAAATGTACGTC carries:
- the tuf gene encoding elongation factor Tu (EF-Tu; promotes GTP-dependent binding of aminoacyl-tRNA to the A-site of ribosomes during protein biosynthesis; when the tRNA anticodon matches the mRNA codon, GTP hydrolysis results; the inactive EF-Tu-GDP leaves the ribosome and release of GDP is promoted by elongation factor Ts; many prokaryotes have two copies of the gene encoding EF-Tu) — translated: TYILTKEEGGRHTPFFSGYRPQFYFRTTDVTGVATLPEGVEMVMPGDNVQLTVELITPIAMEKELRFAIREGGRTVGAGVISDILE